Proteins from a genomic interval of Streptomyces fodineus:
- a CDS encoding DUF3887 domain-containing protein encodes MSDKDLARGGERRLVRAAAASLALAVSALLPAAASALAAPKNDTVALQTLDDIVKGDYKAATAHFDANVRGHLPPDALKQAWTNYQAQFGRYQSHQKPKDAKSGKFTVVSVPLRMQHGPGEFRVSFDDKGAVAGLFFLKPGVPVPKPSATRS; translated from the coding sequence ATGTCCGACAAAGACCTCGCACGCGGCGGCGAGCGGCGACTCGTCCGGGCCGCGGCGGCCTCGCTCGCGCTGGCCGTCTCCGCGCTGCTGCCGGCCGCCGCTTCCGCACTGGCCGCGCCCAAGAACGACACGGTCGCCCTGCAGACGCTCGATGACATCGTCAAGGGCGACTACAAAGCCGCCACCGCGCACTTCGACGCGAACGTGCGGGGGCATCTGCCGCCGGACGCACTCAAGCAGGCGTGGACGAACTACCAGGCCCAGTTCGGACGCTACCAGTCGCACCAGAAGCCCAAGGACGCCAAGTCCGGGAAGTTCACCGTGGTCAGCGTGCCCCTGCGCATGCAGCACGGGCCCGGCGAGTTCCGGGTGAGCTTCGACGACAAGGGGGCCGTCGCCGGGCTGTTCTTCCTCAAGCCGGGCGTACCGGTCCCGAAACCGTCGGCCACGCGATCATGA
- a CDS encoding superoxide dismutase, with protein sequence MPVYTLPDLPYDYSALAPVISPEIIELHHDKHHAAYVKGANDTLEQLAEARDKESWGSVNGLEKNLAFHLSGHILHSVYWQNMTGPKDGGGEPLAADGVGELADALRESFGSFAAFRTQLSKAAATTQGSGWGVLAYEPLSGRLIVEQVYDHQGNVGQGSTPILVFDAWEHAFYLQYRNQKADFVEAMWQVVNWQDVARRYEAAKSRANTLLLAP encoded by the coding sequence ATGCCCGTCTACACGCTGCCCGACCTGCCCTACGACTACTCCGCGCTGGCTCCCGTGATCAGCCCGGAGATCATCGAGCTGCACCACGACAAGCACCACGCGGCCTATGTGAAGGGCGCCAACGACACGCTGGAGCAGCTCGCCGAGGCGCGGGACAAGGAGTCGTGGGGCTCGGTCAACGGCCTGGAGAAGAACCTGGCCTTCCACCTCTCCGGCCACATCCTGCACAGCGTCTACTGGCAGAACATGACCGGCCCGAAGGACGGCGGCGGCGAGCCGCTCGCGGCCGACGGCGTGGGCGAGCTGGCGGACGCGCTCAGGGAGTCCTTCGGCTCCTTCGCCGCCTTCAGGACCCAGCTGTCCAAGGCAGCGGCCACCACCCAGGGTTCGGGCTGGGGCGTGCTGGCGTACGAGCCGCTGAGCGGCCGGCTGATCGTGGAGCAGGTCTACGACCACCAGGGCAACGTCGGCCAGGGCTCCACCCCGATCCTGGTCTTCGACGCCTGGGAGCACGCCTTCTACCTCCAGTACCGCAACCAGAAGGCGGACTTCGTCGAGGCGATGTGGCAGGTCGTCAACTGGCAGGACGTCGCCCGCCGTTACGAGGCCGCCAAGTCCCGCGCGAACACCCTCCTGCTGGCTCCCTGA
- a CDS encoding amino acid permease, translated as MPTSTTTETPPQEEGASLSHGLKQRHLSMIALGGVIGAGLFVGSGAGIAAAGPSIVLAYTASGLLVMLVMRMLGEMSAAYPSSGSFSAHAERAIGPWAGFAAGWSFWVLLCTAVGLEGIGAAHIVSGWLPGTPEWLWVALFMVVFCGTNLAAVKNFGEFEFWFAALKVGAISLFLILGALAIAGVLPGTDAPGTSHLTDFLPHGGNGLIIGLLASVFAYGGLETVTIAAAESENPVKGVASAVRTAMWRIALFYIGSMAVVVTLVPWDSKDVVENGPYIATLDHLGIPGAGQLMKVVVLVALLSAMNANIYGSSRIAYSLVERGQGPKVLAKLSGGVPRTAVLTSCFFGFVCVLLSYWRPADVFPWLLNMIGAVILVVWIFIAVSQLLLRRRIEREAPQKLVVRMWAFPWLTWVALAGMVAIFVLMAREQDTRVQLYSTGGMTLFLAAVGYAWQRARAKR; from the coding sequence ATGCCCACCAGCACCACCACGGAGACGCCACCGCAGGAAGAGGGCGCCTCCCTCTCCCACGGCCTCAAGCAGCGCCATCTGTCGATGATCGCCCTCGGCGGGGTGATCGGCGCGGGCCTGTTCGTCGGTTCCGGCGCGGGCATCGCGGCCGCCGGCCCGTCCATCGTGCTCGCCTACACGGCCTCCGGTCTGCTGGTGATGCTGGTGATGCGGATGCTGGGCGAGATGTCGGCGGCCTACCCGTCGTCCGGGTCCTTCTCCGCGCACGCCGAGCGGGCGATCGGCCCCTGGGCGGGCTTCGCGGCCGGCTGGTCCTTCTGGGTCCTGCTGTGCACGGCCGTCGGCCTGGAGGGCATCGGCGCCGCGCACATCGTCTCCGGCTGGCTGCCCGGCACCCCGGAGTGGCTCTGGGTCGCGCTGTTCATGGTCGTGTTCTGCGGGACGAACCTGGCCGCCGTAAAGAACTTCGGCGAGTTCGAGTTCTGGTTCGCCGCGCTGAAGGTCGGCGCGATCAGCCTGTTCCTGATCCTGGGCGCGCTCGCCATCGCGGGCGTCCTGCCCGGCACGGACGCCCCGGGCACCTCCCACCTCACCGACTTCCTGCCGCACGGCGGCAACGGCCTGATCATCGGCCTGCTCGCCTCCGTCTTCGCCTACGGCGGCCTGGAGACGGTCACCATCGCGGCGGCCGAGTCGGAGAACCCGGTCAAGGGCGTGGCGTCCGCCGTCCGTACGGCGATGTGGCGCATCGCGCTGTTCTACATCGGCTCGATGGCGGTCGTCGTCACCCTGGTCCCGTGGGACTCCAAGGACGTCGTGGAGAACGGCCCGTACATCGCCACCCTCGACCACCTCGGCATCCCGGGCGCGGGCCAGCTCATGAAGGTGGTCGTCCTGGTCGCCCTGCTCTCCGCGATGAACGCCAACATCTACGGCTCCTCGCGCATCGCCTACTCGCTGGTCGAGCGCGGGCAGGGCCCGAAGGTGCTGGCGAAGCTGTCCGGCGGCGTCCCCCGGACGGCGGTCCTCACCTCGTGCTTCTTCGGATTCGTCTGTGTGCTGCTCAGCTACTGGCGCCCGGCCGACGTCTTCCCGTGGCTGCTGAACATGATCGGCGCGGTCATCCTCGTCGTCTGGATCTTCATCGCGGTCTCCCAGCTGCTGCTGCGCCGCCGAATCGAGCGCGAGGCGCCGCAGAAGCTGGTCGTGCGGATGTGGGCGTTCCCCTGGCTGACCTGGGTGGCACTGGCCGGCATGGTCGCGATCTTCGTCCTGATGGCGCGTGAGCAGGACACCCGCGTCCAGCTGTACTCCACCGGCGGCATGACCCTGTTCCTGGCGGCGGTCGGCTACGCCTGGCAGCGGGCCCGCGCCAAGCGCTGA
- a CDS encoding TauD/TfdA dioxygenase family protein translates to MSLEITKVTARIGARVSGVDITRPLAPEEVAAIREALNVHKALVFDAGGLDDAGQQAFARHFGDLTTAHPTVGAVDGAPNVLPVDSERGRANHWHTDVTFVLNPPQASTLRSITVPPYGGETLIANAAAAYRDLPEPLRRLADTLWAEHTNDYDYAVPDEEIDEEKAAQRAQFTSITYRTAHPVVRVHPLTGERGLFIGGFAQRIVGLSVGESRRILDLFQAYVTRPENILRHRWAENELVLFDNRITQHYAIDNYDGRPRRLHRVTVAGDVPVGIEGKESYSIEGDASHYTPVLAAA, encoded by the coding sequence ATGTCCCTCGAGATCACCAAGGTCACCGCACGCATCGGCGCCCGTGTCTCCGGCGTCGACATCACCAGGCCGCTCGCCCCGGAGGAGGTCGCCGCGATCCGGGAGGCCCTGAACGTCCACAAGGCGCTCGTCTTCGACGCTGGCGGCCTGGACGACGCCGGCCAGCAGGCCTTCGCCCGCCACTTCGGCGACCTGACCACCGCGCACCCGACGGTCGGCGCGGTCGACGGTGCCCCGAACGTGCTGCCCGTGGACAGCGAGCGGGGCCGGGCCAACCACTGGCACACCGACGTCACCTTCGTGCTCAACCCGCCGCAGGCCAGCACCCTGCGCTCGATCACCGTCCCGCCGTACGGCGGCGAGACACTGATCGCCAACGCGGCCGCCGCCTACCGCGACCTGCCCGAGCCGCTGCGCCGCCTCGCCGACACCCTGTGGGCCGAGCACACCAACGACTACGACTACGCCGTACCGGACGAGGAGATCGACGAGGAGAAGGCCGCCCAGCGCGCCCAGTTCACCTCCATCACGTACCGCACCGCGCACCCGGTGGTCCGGGTGCACCCGCTGACCGGGGAGCGCGGGCTGTTCATCGGCGGGTTCGCACAGCGGATCGTGGGCCTGTCCGTCGGCGAGTCCCGCAGGATCCTGGACCTGTTCCAGGCATACGTCACCCGCCCGGAGAACATCCTGCGCCACCGCTGGGCGGAGAACGAGCTGGTGCTCTTCGACAACCGGATCACCCAGCACTACGCCATCGACAACTACGACGGCCGGCCGCGCCGGCTGCACCGGGTGACCGTCGCCGGTGACGTCCCGGTCGGCATCGAGGGCAAGGAGAGCTACTCCATCGAGGGCGACGCCTCGCACTACACGCCGGTGCTCGCGGCGGCGTAA
- a CDS encoding LLM class flavin-dependent oxidoreductase, with product MTRRRLHLNAFLMNTGHHEASWRLPESDPYAHVDLKHYVRLARTAELGTFDSLFLADGPQLWGNLAQRPAGALEPLTLLTALATATEHIGLIATASTSYNSPYNLARKLASLDIISGGRAGWNIVTTAGAEAARNFGLSEEPPHAERYTRAAEFLDVALKLWDSWEDDAIVADKAAGVWGDDGKIHPPRHQGTYFSVAGALNVPRTPQGYPLLAQAGSSEDGKAFAARYAEAVFTAQQTIENAQAFYADLKSRTSRTGRDPGHIKVLPGIVPVLGSTEAEARAAEQVLEDHIVYDHGVARLESLLQLPSGTLELDAQLPDDLPPESAVEGAKSRYTLVVELARRERLTVRQLIGRLGGGRGHLTFAGTPEQVADQIETWFTRGAADGFNIMPAVLPSGLDAFVEHVVPLLRARGLFRNEYGPRQTLRERYGLPRPVNQYLSPSFV from the coding sequence GTGACACGGAGAAGACTCCATCTGAACGCGTTCCTCATGAACACCGGGCACCACGAGGCGTCGTGGCGGCTGCCGGAGAGCGACCCGTATGCGCACGTGGATCTGAAGCATTACGTGCGGCTCGCCCGGACCGCCGAGCTCGGCACCTTCGACTCCCTCTTCCTCGCCGACGGCCCCCAACTGTGGGGCAACCTCGCCCAGCGCCCGGCCGGCGCGCTGGAACCGCTCACCCTGCTGACGGCGCTGGCGACGGCCACCGAGCACATCGGCCTGATCGCCACCGCCTCCACCTCCTACAACTCGCCCTACAACCTGGCCCGCAAGTTGGCCTCGCTGGACATCATCAGCGGCGGCCGGGCCGGCTGGAACATCGTCACCACCGCCGGCGCCGAGGCCGCCCGGAACTTCGGGCTCAGCGAAGAGCCCCCGCACGCCGAGCGGTACACCCGCGCGGCCGAGTTCCTCGACGTGGCGCTGAAGCTGTGGGACAGCTGGGAGGACGACGCGATCGTCGCCGACAAGGCGGCCGGCGTCTGGGGCGACGACGGCAAGATCCATCCGCCCCGCCACCAGGGCACGTACTTCAGTGTGGCGGGCGCCCTCAACGTACCCCGCACGCCCCAGGGCTACCCGCTCCTGGCGCAAGCGGGGTCGAGCGAGGACGGCAAGGCCTTCGCCGCCCGGTACGCGGAGGCGGTGTTCACCGCACAGCAGACCATCGAGAACGCGCAGGCCTTCTACGCCGACCTCAAGTCCCGGACGTCCCGAACAGGAAGGGATCCCGGGCACATCAAGGTACTCCCCGGCATCGTGCCCGTACTCGGCTCCACGGAGGCGGAGGCACGGGCGGCCGAGCAGGTGCTGGAGGACCACATCGTGTACGACCACGGGGTGGCCCGGCTGGAGAGCCTGCTGCAACTGCCGTCCGGGACCCTCGAGTTGGATGCGCAGCTCCCGGACGACCTGCCGCCCGAGTCCGCCGTCGAGGGCGCCAAGAGCCGGTACACGCTCGTGGTCGAGCTGGCCCGGCGCGAGCGGCTCACCGTCCGGCAGCTGATCGGCCGCCTCGGCGGCGGGCGCGGCCACCTCACCTTCGCCGGGACGCCCGAGCAGGTCGCCGACCAGATCGAGACCTGGTTCACCCGGGGCGCCGCCGACGGCTTCAACATCATGCCCGCCGTGCTGCCCTCCGGTCTGGACGCCTTCGTCGAGCACGTCGTACCCCTCCTGCGCGCCCGAGGACTGTTCCGCAACGAGTACGGCCCCCGCCAGACCCTCCGGGAACGCTACGGCCTTCCCCGGCCCGTCAACCAGTACCTGAGCCCCTCGTTCGTCTGA
- a CDS encoding ABC transporter ATP-binding protein, which yields MAPHTEQLTRPAVRLRGLTRSFDSRTVLDGIDLDLPAGQFTALLGHSGSGKSTLLRAIAGLDHAVAGGGRLTAPERVSVVFQDSRLLPWRRVLDNVLLGTDGKDAEERGRAALAEVGLKGRERAWPGELSGGEAQRAALARSLVREPELLLADEPFGALDALTRIRMHSLLRDLWQRHRPSVLLVTHDVDEAIVLADRVLVLDRGRIGHDLTIDRPHPRSYREPVLGEYRERLLAALGVTEDR from the coding sequence GTGGCGCCGCACACTGAGCAACTGACCCGCCCCGCCGTCCGGCTCCGGGGCCTCACCCGCTCCTTCGACAGCCGTACGGTCCTCGACGGCATCGACCTCGACCTGCCCGCCGGCCAGTTCACGGCCCTGCTCGGACACAGCGGCTCGGGCAAGAGCACCCTGCTGCGGGCGATTGCCGGGCTCGACCACGCAGTCGCGGGCGGCGGGCGGCTCACCGCCCCCGAGCGGGTCTCGGTCGTCTTCCAGGACTCCCGGCTGCTGCCCTGGCGCCGGGTGCTGGACAACGTCCTGCTCGGCACCGACGGCAAGGACGCCGAGGAGCGCGGCCGGGCCGCCCTCGCCGAGGTCGGGCTGAAGGGCCGCGAACGGGCCTGGCCGGGCGAGCTGTCCGGTGGTGAGGCCCAGCGGGCCGCGCTCGCCCGCTCCCTGGTCCGCGAGCCCGAACTCCTGCTGGCCGACGAGCCGTTCGGCGCGCTGGACGCGCTCACCCGCATCAGGATGCACAGCCTGCTGCGCGACCTGTGGCAACGCCACCGGCCCTCCGTGCTGCTCGTCACCCACGACGTCGACGAGGCGATCGTGCTCGCCGACCGGGTCCTCGTCCTGGACCGGGGCCGCATCGGCCACGACCTGACCATCGACCGCCCCCACCCGCGCTCCTACCGCGAGCCGGTCCTGGGCGAGTACCGCGAGCGGCTGCTGGCCGCACTGGGCGTCACGGAGGACCGGTGA
- a CDS encoding ABC transporter permease: MTAVTTTTTPVAAAEAGEVPQVRRRRRLSPGRRLPAARLLGPLLVLAVWAAASAAGALDTGAIPAPWTVIGTAGHLWTAGTLPTDILTSLERAGYGFAIGLAAGVLLALASGLSRTGEALIDGTVQFNRAIPTLGLIPLFILWLGIGETFKVAIIAIVVYIPIYLNTHAALSGIDGRYVELAEVQGLSRLTFVRQVVIPGALPGFFVGLRLGVTGSWLALVVLEQINATSGLGYMMFQAQNYGQTDVILVGLLIYGVFGLVSDSVVRLIERRVLSWRRTLSN, translated from the coding sequence ATGACCGCCGTGACCACGACGACCACCCCCGTCGCGGCGGCCGAGGCCGGAGAGGTCCCCCAGGTCCGCAGGCGGCGGCGTCTCTCCCCCGGCCGCCGGCTGCCCGCCGCCCGGCTGCTCGGCCCCCTCCTCGTCCTCGCCGTGTGGGCCGCCGCCTCCGCCGCCGGAGCGCTCGACACGGGTGCCATCCCGGCTCCCTGGACGGTCATCGGGACCGCCGGTCATCTGTGGACCGCCGGCACCCTGCCCACCGACATCCTGACCTCGCTGGAGCGGGCCGGATACGGCTTCGCGATCGGTCTTGCCGCAGGGGTGCTGCTCGCGCTCGCCTCCGGGCTCAGCCGGACCGGGGAGGCGCTGATCGACGGGACCGTGCAGTTCAACCGGGCGATCCCGACCCTCGGCCTGATCCCGCTGTTCATCCTCTGGCTGGGCATCGGCGAGACCTTCAAGGTCGCCATCATCGCGATCGTCGTCTACATCCCGATCTATCTGAACACGCATGCCGCGCTGTCCGGCATCGACGGCCGGTACGTCGAACTCGCCGAGGTGCAGGGCCTGTCCCGGCTCACCTTCGTCCGCCAGGTGGTGATCCCCGGCGCGCTGCCCGGATTCTTCGTGGGACTCCGGCTCGGTGTGACGGGCTCCTGGCTGGCCCTGGTGGTGCTGGAGCAGATCAACGCCACCAGCGGCCTCGGCTACATGATGTTCCAGGCGCAGAACTACGGCCAGACCGACGTGATCCTGGTCGGCCTGCTGATCTACGGCGTCTTCGGCCTGGTCTCCGACAGCGTGGTCCGTCTCATCGAACGGAGGGTGCTGTCGTGGCGCCGCACACTGAGCAACTGA
- a CDS encoding ABC transporter substrate-binding protein codes for MHRRVFLTSLLGASTAAVGLSGCAKGDAAADTQGASTKPLADKVPAGTSLKIASYLGQQQLQFRLAKLPKLPFTVSNWLNIGAGPDVINAFRAGSLELANNAGIPPIQAHYQGFTAKIVAIDITRKPNYLFATKPGSDIHTVDDFKGKRLAFSQGQAQGVVLLRALKQAGLKYDEVKLVPLTSNQFFTALQSGQVDVAPLAISQAPAYLKQYGSKGAHTIPTDVVDLLNLLWAPQSVLNDPAKAAAIAAYIPQWAQGQVWQYEHPDVWNEEFYVKTQNLTPEQARGIAKLANKPLFPPSWDEAIKWEQATADLLAEGGFVKKFDVSSLFDHRFEPIAAKAVPEEYRK; via the coding sequence ATGCACCGTCGTGTCTTTCTCACCTCCCTGCTGGGCGCGTCCACCGCCGCCGTGGGCCTCAGCGGCTGCGCGAAGGGCGATGCCGCCGCCGACACCCAGGGCGCCTCGACCAAGCCGCTCGCGGACAAGGTCCCGGCGGGCACCAGCCTGAAGATCGCCTCGTACCTGGGCCAGCAGCAGCTGCAGTTCCGGCTGGCGAAGCTGCCCAAGCTGCCGTTCACCGTGTCGAACTGGCTGAACATCGGGGCGGGCCCGGACGTCATCAACGCCTTCCGCGCGGGGTCCCTGGAGCTCGCCAACAACGCGGGCATCCCGCCGATCCAGGCGCACTACCAGGGTTTCACGGCGAAGATCGTGGCGATCGACATCACCCGCAAGCCCAACTACCTCTTCGCCACCAAGCCCGGCAGCGACATCCACACCGTCGACGACTTCAAGGGCAAGCGGCTCGCGTTCTCGCAGGGCCAGGCCCAGGGTGTGGTCCTGCTGCGGGCGCTGAAGCAGGCGGGCCTGAAGTACGACGAGGTGAAGCTGGTCCCGCTGACCAGCAACCAGTTCTTCACCGCGCTGCAGTCCGGGCAGGTCGACGTGGCCCCGCTCGCCATCAGCCAGGCACCGGCCTACCTCAAGCAGTACGGGTCCAAGGGCGCCCACACCATCCCCACCGACGTCGTCGACCTGCTCAACCTGCTGTGGGCCCCGCAGTCCGTGCTGAACGACCCCGCGAAGGCCGCCGCGATCGCCGCCTACATCCCGCAGTGGGCGCAGGGACAGGTGTGGCAGTACGAGCACCCGGACGTCTGGAACGAGGAGTTCTACGTCAAGACGCAGAACCTGACCCCGGAGCAGGCGCGGGGCATCGCCAAGCTCGCCAACAAGCCGCTGTTCCCGCCCAGTTGGGACGAGGCGATCAAGTGGGAGCAGGCGACGGCCGATCTGCTCGCCGAGGGCGGGTTCGTGAAGAAGTTCGACGTCTCCTCGCTCTTCGACCACCGCTTCGAGCCGATCGCCGCCAAGGCCGTACCCGAGGAGTACCGGAAATGA
- a CDS encoding ROK family protein: MPRTAVSPLVPPAPRAADSDRLRTSASVVLRSVLEHGPVARSTVARLTGLSPASVTEHCARLTGLGLIRESAAPRRSNGVGRPHVPVDLDDTGFLVGGVHVAVPYTTVALLDLRGRVVARRELKHERTDPRWVLARAAGALSELLAGVPGRRPLGVGVAVGGWVDRETGTVVEHQLLGWREVPVRELLGARTGLPVHVDGHARALVNGERLFGRTRGSRSVLHLFVGNVVDAAFATNDEVHHGPRSAAGAIAHLPVPGGTEPCPCGRSGCLQVELSERTLCRRARAAGVIGSANPMHVVAAAAAGDAVARRLLVERSRTTGRAAGLLLDVLNPETVVVTEVGALHFEECLGALREAAGNRRTAAVLPTSFPDSVLAVAGGSVALDVVFRDPLGASPGAI, translated from the coding sequence ATGCCCCGTACCGCGGTATCCCCCCTTGTCCCGCCCGCTCCGCGTGCCGCCGACAGCGACCGGCTGCGCACCAGCGCCAGTGTCGTGCTGCGGTCCGTGCTGGAGCACGGGCCGGTGGCGCGCAGCACCGTCGCCCGGCTGACGGGACTGTCGCCCGCGTCGGTCACCGAGCACTGTGCCCGGCTCACCGGGCTCGGCCTGATCCGGGAGTCCGCCGCGCCCCGGCGCTCGAACGGGGTCGGCCGGCCGCATGTCCCCGTCGACCTCGACGACACGGGGTTCCTGGTCGGTGGGGTGCATGTGGCGGTGCCGTACACGACGGTCGCGCTGCTGGATCTGCGGGGCCGGGTGGTGGCCCGGCGCGAGCTGAAGCATGAACGCACCGATCCCCGCTGGGTGCTGGCGCGGGCCGCCGGAGCGCTCTCGGAGCTGCTCGCCGGGGTGCCGGGCCGCCGGCCGCTGGGCGTCGGAGTGGCGGTCGGCGGCTGGGTGGACCGGGAGACGGGCACCGTGGTCGAGCACCAGCTGCTGGGCTGGCGCGAGGTGCCGGTGCGGGAGCTGCTCGGCGCCCGCACCGGCCTGCCGGTCCATGTGGACGGGCACGCACGGGCGTTGGTGAACGGGGAGCGGCTGTTCGGGCGGACCCGGGGCAGCCGGAGCGTGCTGCATCTGTTCGTGGGCAACGTGGTCGACGCGGCCTTCGCCACCAACGACGAGGTGCACCACGGGCCGCGTTCGGCGGCCGGGGCGATCGCGCATCTGCCGGTGCCGGGCGGCACCGAGCCCTGCCCGTGCGGCCGTAGCGGCTGCCTTCAAGTGGAGCTGAGCGAGCGGACGTTGTGCCGGCGGGCCCGTGCGGCCGGGGTGATCGGCTCGGCCAATCCGATGCATGTGGTGGCCGCAGCGGCGGCCGGGGACGCGGTGGCCCGGCGGCTGCTGGTCGAGCGGTCCCGGACGACCGGGCGGGCGGCCGGGCTGCTGCTCGATGTGCTCAACCCGGAGACGGTCGTCGTCACCGAGGTCGGTGCCCTCCACTTCGAGGAGTGCCTGGGCGCGCTGCGGGAGGCGGCCGGAAATCGCCGTACGGCGGCGGTGCTGCCGACGAGTTTCCCGGATTCCGTGCTGGCGGTGGCGGGCGGTTCAGTGGCCCTTGACGTGGTGTTCCGGGATCCGCTGGGCGCGTCACCTGGGGCTATTTAA
- a CDS encoding biotin transporter BioY, which produces MSTATVTARPGAVLADLLPASRVRDAALVAGGAVLTGLAAQLAVPVPGSPVPVTGQTFAALLVGTALGARRGFLSLALYALAGVAGVPWFAGGTSGAASVSFGYILGMLLASAAVGALARRGADRSPLRMAGAMLLGEAIIYAVGVPYLALAADLSLAKAVALGLTPFLIGDALKAALAMGALPTAWKFAGKR; this is translated from the coding sequence ATGAGCACCGCCACCGTCACCGCTCGCCCCGGCGCAGTCCTCGCCGACCTGCTGCCTGCGTCCCGTGTCCGCGACGCGGCCCTCGTCGCCGGCGGTGCCGTGCTCACCGGCCTCGCGGCCCAGCTGGCCGTCCCGGTGCCCGGCTCCCCGGTGCCGGTGACCGGCCAGACCTTCGCCGCGCTGCTCGTCGGCACCGCGCTCGGCGCCCGCCGCGGCTTCCTCTCCCTCGCCCTGTACGCGCTCGCCGGTGTCGCGGGCGTGCCGTGGTTCGCGGGCGGCACCTCCGGCGCGGCCTCCGTCTCCTTCGGCTACATCCTCGGCATGCTGCTCGCCTCGGCGGCCGTCGGCGCCCTGGCCCGGCGCGGCGCGGACCGCTCGCCGCTGCGCATGGCGGGCGCGATGCTCCTCGGCGAGGCGATCATCTACGCCGTCGGCGTGCCCTACCTGGCCCTCGCCGCCGACCTGTCCCTCGCCAAGGCGGTCGCGCTCGGCCTCACCCCGTTCCTGATCGGCGACGCCCTCAAGGCGGCCCTGGCGATGGGCGCGCTGCCCACCGCCTGGAAGTTCGCCGGCAAGCGCTAG
- a CDS encoding Fpg/Nei family DNA glycosylase encodes MPEGHTIHRLAQDYAERFQGTVPRVTSPQGKFSDAAALLDGAELTATEAHGKHLFLRFRDTDWVHIHLGLFGKVGFGDAPAPPPTDTVRLRLRNDTAYVDLRGPTTCALITDVEKRAVHDRLGPDPLREDADPDAAYRRISRSRTTIAALLMDQKIVAGVGNVYRAEVLFRHGIDPYRAGKDLTPAEWETLWGDLVALMHEGVRNNRIDTVRAEHTPQAMGRPPRVDDHGGEVYVYRRATLPCHICGTEIRTAGLAARNLFWCPTCQKP; translated from the coding sequence TTGCCCGAAGGGCACACCATCCATCGGCTGGCCCAGGATTACGCCGAGCGCTTCCAAGGCACCGTCCCGCGCGTCACCAGCCCCCAGGGCAAGTTCTCCGACGCCGCCGCCCTGCTGGACGGAGCCGAGCTGACGGCCACCGAAGCGCACGGCAAGCATCTCTTCCTCCGCTTCCGGGACACCGACTGGGTCCACATCCACCTCGGCCTGTTCGGCAAGGTCGGCTTCGGTGACGCCCCCGCACCCCCGCCGACCGACACCGTCCGCCTCCGGCTCAGGAACGACACCGCGTACGTGGACCTGCGCGGCCCCACCACCTGCGCGCTGATCACGGACGTCGAGAAGCGGGCCGTACACGACCGCCTCGGCCCCGACCCGCTCCGCGAGGACGCCGACCCGGACGCGGCGTACCGCAGGATCTCCCGCAGCCGTACGACGATCGCCGCGCTGCTCATGGACCAGAAGATCGTCGCCGGTGTCGGCAACGTCTACCGCGCCGAGGTCCTCTTCCGGCACGGCATCGACCCCTACCGCGCGGGCAAGGACCTCACCCCGGCCGAGTGGGAGACCCTCTGGGGCGACCTCGTCGCGCTGATGCACGAAGGGGTCCGGAACAACAGGATCGACACCGTCCGGGCCGAGCACACCCCGCAGGCCATGGGCCGCCCGCCCCGCGTCGACGACCACGGCGGCGAGGTGTACGTCTACCGCCGCGCCACCCTCCCCTGCCACATCTGCGGCACCGAGATCCGCACCGCCGGCCTCGCCGCCCGCAACCTCTTCTGGTGCCCCACCTGCCAGAAGCCCTGA
- a CDS encoding ribose-5-phosphate isomerase — protein MRVYLGSDHAGYELKNHLVDWLEAAGHEPVDCGPHIYDAQDDYPPFCLRAAERTAADPDALGIVIGGSGNGEQIAANKVKGVRAALAWSEETASLGRQHNNANVVAVGARMHSTEEATKFVETFLNTPFSGDERHIRRIDMLSAYETTGDLPPIPAHHPQQ, from the coding sequence ATGCGCGTGTATCTCGGCTCCGACCATGCGGGCTACGAACTCAAGAACCACCTCGTCGACTGGCTCGAGGCGGCGGGGCACGAGCCCGTCGACTGCGGGCCGCACATCTACGACGCCCAGGACGACTACCCGCCCTTCTGCCTGCGCGCCGCCGAGCGTACGGCCGCGGACCCCGACGCCCTCGGCATCGTGATCGGCGGCTCCGGCAACGGGGAGCAGATCGCCGCGAACAAGGTGAAGGGCGTGCGGGCGGCACTGGCCTGGAGCGAGGAGACCGCGTCGCTCGGCCGGCAGCACAACAACGCCAATGTCGTGGCCGTGGGTGCGCGCATGCACAGCACGGAGGAGGCGACGAAGTTCGTCGAGACCTTCCTCAACACGCCGTTCTCCGGTGACGAGCGTCACATCCGACGGATCGACATGCTGTCGGCGTACGAGACGACGGGCGACCTGCCGCCGATCCCTGCGCACCACCCTCAGCAGTAG